The genomic stretch GGATACGCAGCCGTAAATATTGGTCACTGCCACCCAAAAGTCGTGGAAGCAATAACGTATTGGGCTCAAAAAATACATCACACATCCTACGACTACCACAACATACCCTCAGCAATACTGGCAGAAAAACTAGTGAAAATACTACCAATGAGTGGGGAGAAGAAGGTATTCTACTGCACCAGTGGAGCTGAAGCCATAGAGGGATCTGTAAAGCTTATGAGAAAGTACATGTTGAAGAAGGTTAACAAAACTGGATTTGAAATACTAACCCTAAGATACAGCTTCCATGGCAGAACACACTTAACAACAACATTAACTGGGCAGAGCAAGTATAAGAAGGGGATGGCTGCAGTAGTATCAATACCAGGGATAAAGATAATGCCAGCACCATACTGCTATAGATGCCCATTCAAGAAGGAATACCCGGAATGTGATATACTATGCGCAAAATACATTGAAGATGTAATAAAATATGAAACATCCACAGATATAGGGGCATTCATAGCAGAACCAATACTTGGGGAGGGAGGAATAATAGTTCCACCAAAAGAATACTTCAAAGAAGCTGTGAAGATAGTTAGGGATTATGGTGGAGTATTCATAGTAGATGAAGTTCAAACAGGATTTGCAAGGACTGGGAAGATTTTCGGAATAGAAAACTACAATGTTGAACCAGATATAGTAGCCATGGCAAAGGGGCTGACAAGCGGACTACCACTAGGAGCAATAGGGGCAAAAGCAGAAATAGCAGATGCCTTCGAACCAGGAGACCACTCATCCACATGGGGACCAAACGTAGTATCATGTGCAGCTGCAAGTGCAGTAATAGATGTAATGCTAGAGGAAAGGGTGCATGAAAAAGTGGAGAAACTTGGAAGGGAATTCATGAAAGAACTACAAGAATTACAAAGGAAGCATAAAATTATAGGTGAAGTGAGGGGGATGGGATTAATGATTGGAATAGAACTGGTGAAGGATAGAAATGCAAAAACACCAGCAGTGGATGAAGCGGTGAAGGTTAGGGAATACATGAGGGAAATGGGATACCTAATAGGTGTGGGAGGAGCATACGGCTCAACACTAAGAATTGAACCCCCACTAATGATAATGAAAGAGCAATTGGATAAAGCATTGGAAGCACTAGAAACAGCCATAAAGAAGGTAGAATAAACAATACACAACCAAACCTATTTTTACAAATCACTTGAAGTGTAGAATTAAGTATTCATTGAGTTTAGGTATGATAATATTCAATTTGCCCCCAATTATCGTATACTTTACTGTTGCTTCACTTCCATCTGGTAGATTTATTGCTTTGAGCGTTTTCCCTGCTGGGTTCACGTTTTCTGGCAATGTAACATTTATTTCTATGTTAGTCTGTGATGCGAAGGTTTTTGTTTGAGTATCATATTTATAATTTATCACATGGACTATTAGAGAACCTCCCTTCTCATACACCATTAAACCCACATCCTTAGAAGCATTGGTTTCCAACCCAACATCCACGCTTATAGCTTTTATCTCACTTACCACATCTGACTGCTGTGATAAATTGTCCATTGCTATTACATGCACACCCTGCTTTATGTACTTGTTTAGTAGATTACTAACTTCATCGTTTAAATCATAGTTCTTTGGAATTATGATTATTGAGTATTTGTTTAGATCGTTTATTGTTAATGATTTGTTCACGAATTCACCATCCCCATTGTATATTACCTCGAAGGGGATGTGAGCTTCCTGTAAAGTTACACCTAAATTTTCAAAGCTTTCCCATGCTGAATATGCCTTCCATAGGTAACTGTTAAATAATGTGGAGTGTAGATCGAAGAGTATGGCTACTTTAGCAATCCTACTTACATTATCATAAAGATATGAATGTTCATTGAAGAATCTAGTGTATGGGGATATTTTGTCTGCTTGTATAGTGTAAGTTCCACCACCATAAGTGTAAGCTTTGTATGGAAGTAGGAATGAAGCTCCACACATCCTAGCTTCCGCAAGCCAATGCCCCCAAAGTTTCCACTCATCCTCAGATATTACAGTAAAATCGAAAACATCTGGAAAGGCTATGAAGGGTTTTTCAGGAGCAGCAGCTTCAGCTAAAAGGTATGTGGTTATATGCTTTCCAGGGAGAGGTTTGAGGTAACTTAACCAATCATGCTTTTCAGGAGTTATTGGCATTTCAAAGATTACGAAATCAAGGTATGGAAGATATATTTGCTGATTTGGTTGAAGACCATATAGGTTCCCAGAAAACAATATAACCCTACCACTTACACTTCTGGTATGCTGAATTAGTTTACTTATAAAAGCAACTCTAGCCGAATATCTGGCTTTATAGAATTCCAGCAAGAGTTTTGGGTTAGGGTCATCCCATTCACTAGTGGCACCATGCTCCAATAGATAATTTCTATAATTGAAGGAGGAAATGTTGCTTATTCCAAATAGGGATAGAAGCTCTTGATTTGAATAATGGCTTTTGAGGTAAGAATTGAATGCCTCCATACAATAATCACAGAAACAATCCACATAACCTATCTCATCGATGAGAATAGCATCAACCCCACCATTAACATGCTCCTCAAATCTTTTCATGAGAAACTCTTGCCACTTGGGATTATTACCACACATCGCATACTGATCCAATCCAAGGAATTTAATTGGATTACCATAAATATCCCTACAACTGGCATCCATCTTAAGCTTCTCATCATTGGTAATAAAGGATTGCACTGTTGGAGGACCAGAACACACTATAAAGGCATTTTTATGTAGAGAATTCACATAACCCCTATCATAATCATTTAAACCAGAGAAGTAGACAGACCATGCAGTACCCTTTGCACCCACAGTCTGCAAGTAATCTATGGGGGGTTGGCCGAAGACTAAGATAACCCCCTTCTTAAGCCAATCCCTATTAAAAGTGTAAGTCTCACTTATTGGAACACTTTCACTCCCCCTTTTCATCTGGGAAAGGAAATTGTAAAATACAATACCACCAACAACCATGACAATTATTATAGCTATACTCAACGCCCTTTTCATTTAAACAGCCGAATACAATGAAATTCAAAACATATAAATTTTACTATTTACGAGAAGAACCACTCTTTCTCCTAGAGGTAAATAACTTCCTTTAAAATTTTCTCTCCAATTATTGGTTTTAAAGCCCCCTTCGAAACTAAATCAACTTCTATTCCAATAAGTTTAGTTAGATACTCCTCTAAATCTAAAAACTGGAAAAATCCTATTGGCTCTTCAAATTCAACGAGAATATCAACGTCGCTCCCCCTTTTCTGCTCTCCTCTAACAAAGGATCCAAAAATTCCTATCTCCTTCACCTTAAAATTCCTCTTCAAATCTTCCTTATGCTGAATTATAACTTCTTTTATCTCTTCAAGAGTCTTCATGCTAATTTAAATTGAAATCTACCTTAATTAATAATTTTAGTGAGATTAAAAGAGAAATGTTTATGCTTACTTTTCCATTGGTGCTAAAGTTTATTTTGTTTCTTGTCTCTTATATTAGTATTTGAAGTGTACTTTATTGGAGATGTGCATTATGAGTGTTAGCGATTTTGATCCATATTTATGGTTGGAGAATCTAAATGACCCTAATGTTGTGCAATGGGCTCTGGATAGAAGTGAGAAGGCAAGGAAGGTTCTGGAACCATTATCTAAAAAGCTTATGCCGAGAATCAGCAAGTATTATTCGCTTCCATACGTTATATCTGTTGACATCGGCAAATACGATGTTTTTATGCTTTTACGTAATGGTAAATCCTTTAAAATCGGCAAAATAACTGAGGAAGGTTCGTTTAATGAAATTGTAAAATCTGAGGATATTGGAGAGGATGTGGTTATACAGGGATTTCAATTATCTAAAGAGGGGGATAAACTTGCATTTTCCTTTTCAATAGGTGGAGCAGATGAAGGTGTCACTAGAATACTGGATGTGAAATCCAATGAAGTTTTAGATGAATTGAGGGGGAGGATAGGGGACATAGTTTGGTTGGATGAGGATAAGTATTATTATGTGAGGTTTTATGGTAAGGAGAAAACTCCAGATGGAGTTCCACCTCCAGCACAAAGGGTTTTCTTAAGGGAGAATGGTAAGGAAGAGATGGTTTTCGGTAGAGGACTTCCATCACTACACTTCATAGGGCTTAAAAGGAGTTTACAATCAAATAAAGCTCTACTATCCATATGGTATG from Candidatus Methanomethylicota archaeon encodes the following:
- a CDS encoding aspartate aminotransferase family protein; translation: MVEEEKLNTSKIIESQRKLMFPCMPRYRQPIVIVEGRGAIVKDLEGKEYLDLFAGYAAVNIGHCHPKVVEAITYWAQKIHHTSYDYHNIPSAILAEKLVKILPMSGEKKVFYCTSGAEAIEGSVKLMRKYMLKKVNKTGFEILTLRYSFHGRTHLTTTLTGQSKYKKGMAAVVSIPGIKIMPAPYCYRCPFKKEYPECDILCAKYIEDVIKYETSTDIGAFIAEPILGEGGIIVPPKEYFKEAVKIVRDYGGVFIVDEVQTGFARTGKIFGIENYNVEPDIVAMAKGLTSGLPLGAIGAKAEIADAFEPGDHSSTWGPNVVSCAAASAVIDVMLEERVHEKVEKLGREFMKELQELQRKHKIIGEVRGMGLMIGIELVKDRNAKTPAVDEAVKVREYMREMGYLIGVGGAYGSTLRIEPPLMIMKEQLDKALEALETAIKKVE
- a CDS encoding nucleotidyltransferase family protein, which gives rise to MKTLEEIKEVIIQHKEDLKRNFKVKEIGIFGSFVRGEQKRGSDVDILVEFEEPIGFFQFLDLEEYLTKLIGIEVDLVSKGALKPIIGEKILKEVIYL